Proteins from a genomic interval of Plasmodium berghei ANKA genome assembly, chromosome: 6:
- a CDS encoding RNA-binding protein, putative, translating into METIEKKQYHSPNENDNTHQDSTTDDEERKRKKKRLIEKKRKIQYEKERGKHREKTKDREEEDEEEESNKYNEKKRHREREKRMKYEEMKRKKREEDTNSNISSSSDDRNSSSSSDDRNSSSSSESNIKDKKEYSEKFEKLRRERKRYRDRSRDRSRDRSMDRSRGRSRDKYKLRGTYTNVEVRIKSSKHRNRCSDDEEIKESKKHKMRERDDDKNKDSNSSDDSEEEGKKSRETNKKKKIIEKGEDESENKNESDDSNEGSDKSSVRTSSESGRQRKRMRSHSRSAYRERRRRKYRNSDKRSRRDRHRSSERRRRKKRRDRERDRIYKRREKNYKFDSPPDSESDDNNNSDDDKSKKKKSNFSSENPNSNILENNNLLLNATNTILSNSGNNISNVNFNNPSSLLNILASNSSQSGDNAIANPGNILLEVGNKLIEEKKSIALNKNPLNLLLNTQSLQQLYKTAFGISELGLSTIDANAEKTARELYVGNIPQNIDIQEIVKFLNTCLLILYNKENENENICLKACIRGDTRYAFVEFRSLQDTSNCMLLNGIYFYTNNLRIGRPKTFPIEYTKLIPPATIPTIDTYYLSQGLIGIKAFAIFHQNKDETKNEYIPVDMIKLQKLCVSNISKNNETNKIKELLEAFGEIQGFEFFEGEENSDTYICLVEYNNVENAIQAHKILNQNTSYKIQFEYEILNDPIINQLVKKKYMQNKNSILSQQIPTKVIVLSKIATFEELSNPEDYKEISEDIKIECEKYGPVLEVVLPIISIDAYEHLIKKSEKEKQEKQEKQEKQINENNAPSDKVNENDEQYNSDFVGKTEINNNQEETPDKIEEHPYYDLSSIGCAFIYFETIEGATKTRKELSGRRFGANIIEANYYSEKKFLMKNFKNVKYNFKKSHSSLFNLNLKLGNCAYSDGSDED; encoded by the coding sequence atggaaacaattgaaaaaaaacaatatcaTAGCccaaatgaaaatgataatactCATCAAGATAGCACAACAGATGATgaagaaagaaaaagaaaaaaaaaaagattaatagaaaaaaaaagaaaaatacaatatgaaaaagaaagGGGGAAACATCGAGAAAAAACTAAAGATCGAGAAGAAGAGGATGAAGAGGAGGAAAGcaacaaatataatgaaaaaaaacgcCATAGAGAAAGAGAAAAACGAATGAAATATGAAGaaatgaaaagaaaaaaacgaGAAGAAGATACAAATAGCAATATTAGTAGTAGCAGTGACGATAGAAATAGTAGTAGTAGCAGTGACGATAGAAATAGTAGTAGTAGTAGTGAGTCAAATATCAAGgataaaaaagaatatagcgaaaaatttgaaaaactGAGAAGAGAACGTAAAAGGTACCGAGATAGAAGTAGAGACAGAAGTAGGGACAGAAGTATGGACAGAAGTAGAGGCAGAAGCAGAGATAAATACAAACTTCGTGGAACATATACCAATGTAGAAGTTCGTATAAAGAGTAGTAAGCATAGGAATAGATGTTCAGatgatgaagaaataaaagaaagtAAAAAACATAAGATGCGAGAAAGGgatgatgataaaaataaagatagtAATAGTAGTGATGATTCTGAAGAAGagggaaaaaaaagtagagaaacaaataaaaaaaaaaaaattattgaaaaGGGAGAAGATGAaagtgaaaataaaaacgaaAGTGACGATAGCAATGAAGGGTCAGATAAAAGTAGTGTTAGAACCAGTAGTGAAAGTGGCAGGCAACGAAAAAGAATGCGAAGTCATAGTAGAAGCGCTTATAGAGaaagaagaagaagaaaatacCGAAATTCAGATAAAAGATCAAGAAGAGATAGGCATAGAAGCAGTGAAAGAAGGCgaagaaaaaaacgaaGAGATAGAGAAAGAGATCGAATATATAAACgtagagaaaaaaattataaatttgattCTCCTCCTGATTCTGAATcagatgataataataatagtgatgatgataaaagtaaaaaaaaaaaaagtaatttTTCTTCTGAAAATCCGAATAGTAATATtcttgaaaataataatttgctTTTAAATGCAACTAATACAATTCTGAGTAATTCTGGAAACAATATATCAAatgttaattttaataatccATCATCATTACTTAATATACTTGCTTCTAATTCAAGTCAAAGTGGTGATAATGCAATTGCAAATCctggaaatatattattagaaGTAGGAAATAAGTTAATAGAAGAAAAGAAAAGTATAgcattaaataaaaatccaTTAAATTTACTTTTAAATACACAATCTTTACAACAGTTATATAAAACAGCATTTGGAATTTCTGAGTTAGGATTATCAACAATTGATGCAAATGCTGAGAAAACAGCCAGAGAATTGTATGTTGGAAATATTCCacaaaatatagatatacaAGAAATAGTAAAATTTCTAAATACatgtttattaatattatataataaagaaaacgaaaatgaaaatatatgtttaaaaGCATGTATTCGCGGTGATACAAGATATGCATTTGTTGAATTTAGAAGCTTACAAGATACATCAAACTGTATGCTATTAAAtggtatttatttttatactaaTAATCTTCGTATTGGCAGGCCTAAAACATTTCCAATAGAATATACAAAACTAATACCTCCAGCTACAATTCCTACTATAGATACATATTATCTATCTCAAGGGTTAATAGGAATTAAAGCATTTGCTATTTTTCatcaaaataaagatgAAACTAAGAATGAATATATTCCTGTTGATATGATTAAGttacaaaaattatgtgtatcaaatatttctaaaaataatgaaactaacaaaattaaagaattaTTAGAAGCATTTGGAGAGATTCAAggttttgaattttttgaaGGTGAAGAAAATTCAGATACTTATATCTGTCTTgttgaatataataatgtagAAAATGCGATACAAgctcataaaatattaaatcaaaatacTAGTTACAAAATACAATTTGAATAtgaaattttaaatgatcCTATAATTAATCAacttgttaaaaaaaaatatatgcaaaataaaaattctatTCTTTCACAACAAATACCAACAAAAGTTATCGTTTTAAGTAAAATTGCCACATTTGAAGAACTATCTAATCCTGAGGattataaagaaatttCTGAAGATATTAAAATAGAATGTGAAAAATATGGGCCTGTTCTTGAAGTTGTTTTACCCATTATTTCGATAGATGCTTATGAacatttaattaaaaagtcagagaaagaaaaacaagaaaaacaagaaaaacaagaaaaacaaataaatgaaaataatgcaCCTTCCGATAAagttaatgaaaatgatgaacAATATAACTCTGATTTTGTTGGAAAAacagaaataaataacaacCAAGAAGAAACACCTGATAAAATTGAAGAACATCCATATTATGACCTTAGCTCTATTGGATGcgcttttatttattttgaaacaATTGAAGGGGCAACTAAAACAAGAAAAGAACTTAGTGGTAGGAGATTTGGAGCCAATATTATAGAAGCCAATTATTATagcgaaaaaaaatttcttatgaaaaattttaaaaatgttaaatataattttaaaaaatcacATTCTTCTCTTTTTAACTTAAACTTGAAGTTAGGGAATTGTGCGTATTCTGATGGATCGGATGAAGACTAA